In Silene latifolia isolate original U9 population chromosome X, ASM4854445v1, whole genome shotgun sequence, the following proteins share a genomic window:
- the LOC141617164 gene encoding uncharacterized protein LOC141617164 — protein sequence MQHFQDCVSICGMDDIPSTGALFTWSNKQNPADRVYSRLDRAMGNQAWLEDFRDNYPHFHPEGLVDHCPYTVLTTHSTLGGKKNFKYFNMWGSASQFKNIVENVWSIHVQGTKMFSIIKKLKALKPALKSLNKCCFSDIENSTIIATVALENIQKMLVENTGDIVLLQQKMDMAHDLKELISARDSFFIQKAKVQWSLEGDLNTNYFHHAIKKRIYLNKVFQIEDMTGRSCTEGDSIQAAFLEYYHSLLGSQTKTEEVNLTVVRNGACCTAEHWNILSKPVTVEEVKQCLFSIPKGKSPGPDSYGSQFFRDAWEIIGDEICAAIQNFFDTGKLLTQINATIITLIPKMERPETVKHYRPISCCNVIYKTISKLLCTRLAVILPDIISRNQGAFVKGRSILENILICQDLVRLYNRGMASPRCMFKMDLQKAYDTIEWKFVDQMLSALKFPPKFHQLIMACLTSPTYTLNLNGAHFDYFPGKRGLGQGDPFSPLLFCICMEYLSRIMHYAANTWYFRYHPLCKSLKLTHLRFSMICDTSGRKSIFVKSEVVFNGVDDNLKADIIQVSGFQEGTLPFKYLGIPIQPGRLLRRDYKVLTDKIVRKIRGIGARKLGYAGRLLFAEIFLWDNSSEYNRAPLVAWNDICHTKKEGGLGIKNAGVWNVASVGKLVHGLYTKSDRLSVLWIDHVYLKGADWSNYHPPPILIGNRRNICTHLPVQWYSDVWSLWNIPKHAFIGWLVQRKALNTRVKLARLSLCSSDRCFLCEAAAESHEHLFTDCVYTSKMSTGVEDWLHLTLTGSAGYTKLQRKICRLAKMAIWYNIWYVRNIYRLDHKVKKPEYVVAEIIAQVRQRISHKIDSIEKLKNRDWLVKLDICLM from the exons ATGCAGCATTTCCAGGATTGTGTTTCTATCTGTGGCATGGATGATATACCCTCTACAGGTGCTCTGTTTACCTGGTCTAATAAGCAAAACCCTGCTGATAGAGTTTATAGTAGGTTGGATAGGGCAATGGGTAATCAAGCTTGGCTGGAAGACTTTAGGGATAATTATCCACACTTTCATCCTGAGGGTTTGGTTGACCATTGCCCCTACACAGTCTTGACTACTCACTCTACTTTGGGGGGTAAGAAAAATttcaagtattttaatatgtggggctCTGCTAGTCAGTTTAAAAATATTGTTGAGAATGTGTGGAGCATTCATGTTCAAGGGACAAAGATGTTTTCTATTATTAAGAAGCTGAAAGCTTTGAAACCTGCTTTGAAAAGTCTGAATAAGTGTTGCTTTTCTGATATAGAAAACAGCACTATTATTGCAACAGTGGCCCTTGAAAATATTCAGAAGATGCTGGTTGAGAACACTGGTGACATTGTGTTACTACAGCAGAAGATGGATATGGCCCATGACTTGAAGGAACTTATCTCAGCTAGGGATAGTTTTTTTATTCAGAAAGCCAAGGTCCAGTGGTCTTTGGAAGGAGACCTAAATACTAATTACTTTCACCATGCTATCAAAAAAAGAATTTATCTTAATAAGGTGTTCCAAATTGAGGATATGACTGGAAGATCTTGTACTGAAGGTGATTCTATTCAGGCTGCTTTCCTTGAATATTATCATTCTCTTCTGGGGTCTCAGACTAAGACTGAGGAAGTGAACCTGACTGTTGTGAGGAATGGAGCTTGCTGTACTGCTGAACATTGGAATATTTTGAGCAAGCCTGTTACTGTTGAGGAGGTAAAGCAGTGTTTGTTTAGCATCCCTAAGGGAAAATCCCCTGGACCTGATAGTTATGGGAGTCAATTTTTTAGAGATGCTTGGGAGATTATTGGTGATGAGATTTGTGCTGCAATACAAAATTTCTTTGATACTGGCAAATTGTTGACTCAGATTAATGCTACCATCATTACTCTTATCCCTAAGATGGAAAGACCTGAGACTGTTAAGCACTATAGACCTATTTCCTGTTGTAATGTGATTTACAAAACTATTTCCAAGCTGCTGTGTACTAGGCTTGCTGTGATTTTGCCTGATATCATCAGCAGGAATCAAGGAGCCTTTGTGAAAGGGAGAAGCATCCTTGAAAACATCCTTATTTGTCAAGACTTGGTCAGGCTTTACAATAGGGGTATGGCTTCTCCTAGGTGTATGTTTAAAATGGATTTGCAGAAGGCTTATGATACTATAGAGTGGAAGTTTGTGGATCAAATGCTGTCAGCTCTTAAGTTTCCTCCTAAATTCCATCAGCTGATAATGGCTTGTCTTACTTCTCCTACCTACACTTTGAACTTGAATGGTGCTCATTTTGACTATTTCCCTGGAAAGAGGGGTTTAGGGCAAGGAGACCCTTTCTCTCCTCTATTATTTTGCATTTGTATGGAGTATCTCTCAAGAATTATGCATTATGCTGCTAATACTTGGTATTTCAGATATCATCCCTTATGCAAGAGTCTTAAACTGACTCATCTTCGTTTTTCGATGATTTGCGAT ACTTCCGGCCGAAAGTCAATCTTTGTCAAGTCTGAGGTTGTCTTCAATGGAGTAGATGATAATTTGAAAGCTGATATCATTCAGGTCTCAGGGTTCCAGGAAGGTACACTGCCTTTTAAATACTTGGGAATCCCAATTCAACCTGGCAGGCTTTTAAGGAGGGATTATAAAGTTCTCACTGATAAAATTGTAAGGAAAATTAGAGGTATTGGGGCAAGGAAGCTCGGCTATGCAGGCAGACTG CTATTTGCAGAAATTTTTTTATGGGACAATAGCTCTGAATACAATAGGGCTCCTTTGGTTGCTTGGAATGATATTTGCCATACTAAGAAGGAAGGAGGACTAGGGATTAAAAATGCTGGGGTGTGGAATGTGGCTAGTGTGGGGAAGTTGGTGCACGGTTTGTATACTAAAAGCGATAGGTTATCGGTCTTATGGATTGATCATGTTTACCTCAAAGGAGCTGACTGGTCTAACTATCACCCACCTCCGATTCTAATTGGGAACCGGAGGAATATTT GCACACACCTTCCTGTCCAATGGTACTCTGATGTTTGGAGTCTATGGAATATACCTAAGCATGCTTTTATAGGATGGTTGGTTCAGAGGAAGGCTCTTAATACTCGTGTTAAATTAGCAAGACTGAGCCTGTGCAGCTCTGATAGATGTTTTTTGTGTGAAGCAGCTGCTGAGTCTCATGAGCATCTGTTCACAGATTGTGTCTACACTTCTAAGATGAGTACTGGAGTTGAGGATTGGTTGCACCTTACCCTTACTGGTAGTGCTGGTTATACCAAGCTTCAGAGGAAGATTTGTCGATTGGCTAAGATGGCAATTTGGTATAATATATGGTATGTCAGGAACATTTACAGATTGGATCATAAAGTGAAGAAGCCTGAGTATGTTGTAGCTGAGATCATAGCACAAGTTCGTCAAAGAATTAGTCACAAGATTGACAGCATAGAGAAGTTAAAGAATAGAGATTGGTTAGTCAAGTTAGATATATGTCTAATGTAA